A region of the Caldilineales bacterium genome:
GGTGCAGGCTTGTGGCCCCCAGTCGAAGTGCACCTCGCTGGTGGGACCGCAGGGGCCGACATCGCCCATCGACCAGAAGTTGGTCTTTTCGCCCATGCGGTAGACCCGGGCCGGGTCGATGCCCATGTCCTGCGTCCAGTAACCAAAGGCGTCGTCGTCGTCCTGGAAGACGGTGTAGTACAGCCGGGCGGGGTCGAGCCCAAGCACCCCGGTGAGGAAGTCGTAGGCAAAGCGGATGGCGTCGCGCTTGAAGTAGTCGCCAAAGCTGAAGTTGCCCAGCATCTCGAAAAAGGTGTGATGCCGGGGCGAAGGGCCGACGTTTTCCAGGTCGTTGTGTTTGCCCGAGCCGCGCACGCACTTCTGGGCCGTGGCCGCGCGCAGGTAGGGCCGGGTCTCGAAGCCCAGGAACACATCCTTGAACTGCACCATGCCGGCGTTGGTCAGCAGGATGGTGTCGTCGTTGTAGGGGATGAGGGAGGAGCTGGGGACGCGCTGGTGGCCGTGTTCTTCGAAGAATTCGAGGAAGGCGTCGCGGACTTGGTCGCTGGTGAACGGGCGCATGGGGTGTCGTGGGCAGGGGAAGGGGCGGTAAGACGAAATTGCAGCCTGGGTGGGGCCAGGCTGCAATCCGATTCTACTCGTTTTTTGTCCTTTCGGCCAAAAAGCCGGGCGAGGCTACAAGCCTATGACTTTGCTCAACCCCGCAAGCGCCGAACGATAATCAGCGCGATGAATGACCAATTGTCGAAGCGAGAAAGGTATATGGCGCATTCAAATCGGCTGTTCGTTGGGCAGAGAACGCAGCTCGAGCAGAGACAAGAATTCCGCCAGATCGACAAGGCCCTCGGCCTCGTCTCGCTCGCGGCCGGTCAATTTCTCGCCTGCATCCTGACGGTCAAGCAGATCCTGGAGGCGGGCCTGCACCGCTTCTGGCAAACGAAAATGCAACATTTCGACGGGAAGTTCGATGGTTTGGATCATGGCTGGCAACTCTTCTGAAAGTGGCGCCTTGCACCGACCAGAGTATAGCATGAGCGACACGCCGGCGGTCAATCGCCCCGCCGACTCAGCCCGCTGTATCTCATTGGCTGGCGCTTGAGCGGTCAGGGGCCAGGAGCAAAACGGCGCGGTTGGCGCAATGCGGCAAGGCCCGCCCCGCCAGCCCCGCCAGCAGATTCTCGACCGCCATCTCGGCCATGCGGACGCGAGTGGGCAGGCTGGCGCTGCCGATGTGCGGCAGGACGACGACGTTCGGCAGGGCCAGCAGGGGATGATGGGGAGGAAGCGGTTCGGGCGTGGTCACATCCAGCCCGGCGGCGGCGATGCGGCCAGAGGCCAGCGCCTCGACCAGGGCGGTCTGATCGACCACGCCCCCGCGGGCGGTGTTGATCAGGACAGCGGCCGGCTTCATCTGCGCCAGGGCGGAGGCGTCGATCAGGTGGTGGGTGGCCGCCGAGTAGGGGCAGTGCAGGCTGATGAAGTCGCTGCGGGCCAGCAATTCGGCGAAATCGACCCAGGTCGCGCCCAGGTCGGCTGCCAGCGGGCTGGGGCGGGGGTTGTGATAGAGGAGGGTGACGCCGAACCCGGCCAGACGGCGGGCGACGGCGGCGCCGATGCGCCCGAGGCCGATAATACCGACGGTGCTGCCGTGCAAGTCCGGTCCAACCCAGCCCAGGGGATCCCAGGTGCGCCAGCGGCCGGCCCGCACATCGTTGGCGGCCTCGACCAGCCGCCGGGCCGTGGCCAGCATCAGGGCCAGGGTCAGGTCGGCGGTGGCCTCGGTCAGCACGCCGGGCGTGTGGCCCACGGGGATGCCCCGCGCCGTACAGGCGGCGAGATCGATGTTGTCCACCCCCACCGCCATCTGGCTGACCACGCGCAGCCCTGGCCCGGCTGCCTCCAGCAGGGCGGCGTCGATGCGGTCGGTCAGCAGGCACAGCAGCCCATCGCAGCCGGCCACGCGCTCGCACAGCGCCTCATACGGCGGCGGCCCCGGTTCCGGCCAGACATCGAGGGCGATGGGCGCCGCCAACAACGGCGCCCTGGCCGCCTCCGGCAGAACGCGGGTGAGGAAGACGCGGGGAAGGGAGGGCGATGGGGGGTTGGCAGCTGGCGACATGGTGATCACGCGGCGCGGGGACGGCGGGAGCCTCATTCGATGCGCAGCGGGCAAAGCGCCAGGGCATCGCCCAGCGTCTGGCCGACGGCATCGAGCAAGGGCAAACGTGCGCTCGCGTCCGGCCGGTACAGGCCGACGAGGGGATGATAGAGGCCGGGCGGGGCATCCTCCGGCACGACGAGCAGGCGGCGGTCGGCGGCGACGGGCGGGCCATCAGCCTGGGCCACTTTGGCGCCCGTGCGGTCGTCGAGGAGCTGGACGAAGACCGAGACCCCCGCCATCTCCGCGGACCCCATCTCCCACGCCAGACTCAACTCGACCACCTGGCCGGGAGAAACGGCCCGCGGCCCCAGGATGAAGGCGCGGAGCCTGACCCCACCCGCAAAGGCGGCGATGCTTTCCCCATCCTCGCCCGGCTGCAACTCGAAAGCCCCCACCCGCACGCTATCCCCCAGGGCCGAGCC
Encoded here:
- a CDS encoding D-glycerate dehydrogenase; this translates as MSPAANPPSPSLPRVFLTRVLPEAARAPLLAAPIALDVWPEPGPPPYEALCERVAGCDGLLCLLTDRIDAALLEAAGPGLRVVSQMAVGVDNIDLAACTARGIPVGHTPGVLTEATADLTLALMLATARRLVEAANDVRAGRWRTWDPLGWVGPDLHGSTVGIIGLGRIGAAVARRLAGFGVTLLYHNPRPSPLAADLGATWVDFAELLARSDFISLHCPYSAATHHLIDASALAQMKPAAVLINTARGGVVDQTALVEALASGRIAAAGLDVTTPEPLPPHHPLLALPNVVVLPHIGSASLPTRVRMAEMAVENLLAGLAGRALPHCANRAVLLLAPDRSSASQ